A stretch of the Jeotgalibacillus malaysiensis genome encodes the following:
- a CDS encoding crossover junction endodeoxyribonuclease has product MKPAMGGENVISLGIDQGIANVGFGLTTLDEHGEEMILFSGVFKTTAKHREEKRIRMIYEFINELILSYNVKVIGLEKLFFNAVQKNTGRNKSASILRTQMVSGAIYLLAGIHEIPIADYTPGTVKKYVAGHGRASKEDVMKHINEIAKRSGIELTSDHQADAVGISLTALHKFIESQK; this is encoded by the coding sequence ATGAAACCAGCAATGGGAGGCGAAAACGTCATCTCATTGGGTATTGACCAAGGGATTGCCAACGTAGGGTTTGGACTCACGACATTGGATGAACACGGAGAAGAAATGATTTTGTTTTCTGGTGTATTTAAGACGACAGCAAAACATCGAGAAGAAAAAAGAATTCGGATGATTTATGAATTTATAAACGAACTGATTCTCTCATACAATGTGAAAGTGATTGGGCTAGAAAAACTATTCTTTAATGCAGTTCAGAAAAATACCGGCAGAAATAAATCAGCATCCATTCTGCGAACACAAATGGTATCAGGAGCGATATATTTATTAGCTGGAATTCATGAGATTCCAATTGCTGATTACACTCCTGGGACAGTGAAGAAATATGTAGCGGGGCATGGTCGTGCTTCGAAAGAGGATGTAATGAAACACATTAACGAGATTGCCAAAAGGTCTGGCATCGAACTCACGAGCGACCATCAAGCAGACGCCGTAGGGATTTCATTGACAGCTCTGCATAAGTTTATCGAATCTCAAAAATAA
- a CDS encoding DNA topoisomerase (ATP-hydrolysing), whose amino-acid sequence MSKKNKKAVTPIREEITNFSYEDEMKQSFMDYAMTVITDRALPDVRDGFKPVHRRILYAMRAMNVMPDKPHKKSARIVGDVLGKYHPHGDSAVYEAMVRLSQDFRVRVPLVDGHGNFGSIDGDKAAAMRYTEARLTEEALYMLQDLEKGVVDMKENFDGSEQEPVVLPALIPQLFINGTAGIAVGMNTNIPSHNPSEIIDATLHLIKKPKATLDDLLTFVKAPDYPSGGIIINADDMREMYQTGQGKVMIRSKISVEPGQYGKTNLIVEEIPYTYSGNKEKLVNDIIDMVVNTKKIPEISDIRDESDHKIRIVIEVKKGVDTDKFLHKLYRLTGLQDQENYRFIALVDGKPEYVGLLDYLHHFLAFQKEVYTKRYQYLLPKAEARKELLEGFIKAVPVMDAIIEVVRGAKDVKQMKSCLVGGDVTGIDFTLKKHEKTASKFQFTPTQAQAILDMKLQKLGKLEVLQIQKEYDVLVKEIEFYQAVLSDEKKLMKEIQKTLQEYKKKFPQERKTLVTNKETKVYKEEVKVVDVTVQVDKFGYVKALEGQADESDETIRQTMTVKSDDRLVALTTDGMAVQLKVADIPKGKAKDRGKPLQVLTNMEKTEASLYLTPMTELLESTLLIVTKNGFVKRIEGKEFETNRSSILAHKLEDNDKLVFVGKETDEMVMVSKEEKVLRFKTSEIPLAKRSAKGVVGMKLKEHDEIILCHAVTDDDQRIEYMGNNILLSDIECSKRARSGKKL is encoded by the coding sequence ATGAGTAAGAAAAACAAAAAGGCGGTTACGCCGATTCGAGAAGAAATTACGAATTTTAGTTATGAAGATGAAATGAAGCAATCCTTTATGGATTACGCTATGACCGTCATCACAGACCGTGCATTGCCGGATGTGAGGGATGGATTTAAACCGGTTCACAGACGGATTTTATATGCTATGAGAGCAATGAATGTCATGCCGGATAAGCCACATAAAAAATCAGCACGTATCGTTGGGGATGTCTTAGGTAAATACCACCCGCATGGAGATTCTGCTGTTTATGAAGCGATGGTTCGCCTTTCCCAGGACTTCCGTGTTCGTGTCCCGCTCGTCGATGGTCACGGAAACTTTGGTTCGATTGATGGAGACAAAGCGGCGGCAATGCGTTACACCGAAGCACGCCTCACCGAAGAAGCCTTGTATATGCTCCAGGATTTGGAAAAAGGTGTCGTAGACATGAAGGAGAACTTCGACGGGAGTGAACAAGAGCCTGTTGTCCTTCCAGCTTTGATTCCTCAACTCTTTATTAATGGAACCGCAGGGATTGCAGTCGGAATGAATACCAATATCCCATCTCACAATCCTTCCGAAATCATTGATGCTACGTTGCATCTGATTAAAAAACCAAAAGCGACACTCGATGATTTGTTGACGTTTGTGAAGGCTCCAGACTATCCATCTGGTGGTATTATCATCAATGCAGATGATATGCGAGAAATGTATCAGACGGGTCAAGGGAAAGTGATGATTCGTTCTAAAATTTCGGTGGAGCCAGGTCAATACGGAAAGACCAATCTGATTGTGGAAGAAATTCCTTACACCTATTCGGGTAACAAAGAGAAACTTGTGAACGACATTATTGATATGGTGGTAAACACTAAAAAGATTCCAGAAATCAGTGATATTCGGGATGAGAGTGACCATAAAATTCGGATTGTGATTGAAGTTAAAAAAGGTGTTGATACGGATAAATTTTTGCATAAGCTCTATCGTTTGACGGGGCTTCAAGACCAAGAAAATTATCGCTTCATTGCGTTAGTGGATGGAAAACCGGAATACGTCGGGTTGTTAGATTACCTTCATCATTTTCTCGCCTTCCAAAAAGAGGTCTACACGAAACGCTATCAGTATCTCCTTCCTAAAGCAGAGGCACGAAAAGAGTTGCTCGAAGGATTCATCAAAGCTGTTCCGGTAATGGACGCTATTATTGAAGTTGTCCGTGGAGCAAAAGATGTGAAACAGATGAAATCCTGTCTTGTTGGTGGGGATGTGACCGGGATTGACTTTACGTTAAAGAAGCATGAAAAAACGGCATCTAAATTCCAGTTCACACCGACACAAGCTCAAGCGATTCTCGATATGAAACTTCAAAAACTAGGAAAACTTGAAGTCCTTCAAATTCAAAAAGAATATGACGTTCTTGTGAAAGAAATTGAATTCTATCAAGCTGTTTTATCGGATGAGAAGAAGCTAATGAAAGAGATTCAGAAAACCTTACAGGAATACAAAAAGAAATTCCCACAAGAACGCAAAACACTTGTTACCAATAAAGAAACCAAGGTCTACAAAGAAGAAGTGAAAGTGGTAGATGTCACGGTTCAAGTGGATAAGTTCGGCTATGTAAAAGCTCTAGAAGGGCAAGCAGATGAATCCGATGAAACCATTCGCCAAACGATGACTGTCAAGAGTGATGACCGGTTGGTTGCATTGACTACGGATGGAATGGCAGTTCAATTGAAAGTGGCGGATATTCCGAAAGGAAAAGCGAAAGACCGTGGTAAGCCACTCCAAGTGCTGACCAATATGGAGAAGACGGAGGCATCTCTCTATTTAACGCCAATGACTGAGCTCTTGGAATCAACGTTACTCATTGTAACCAAGAACGGATTTGTGAAACGCATTGAAGGAAAAGAATTTGAAACCAATCGTTCGAGTATCCTCGCTCACAAACTGGAAGACAATGACAAGCTTGTCTTCGTAGGAAAAGAGACGGATGAAATGGTGATGGTTTCAAAAGAGGAGAAGGTTCTCCGGTTTAAAACATCTGAGATTCCGCTTGCGAAGCGGAGTGCAAAAGGTGTCGTGGGTATGAAATTGAAAGAGCATGACGAAATCATTTTGTGTCATGCGGTTACAGATGATGACCAAAGAATTGAATATATGGGGAATAACATCCTCTTATCTGACATTGAATGTTCTAAACGAGCACGAAGTGGCAAAAAACTGTAA
- a CDS encoding signal peptidase I — MKFKDRFVKPLITAGVIMFLGFGSMIATEKDQVNGMSMSPTLDDKQTMIVLNDSFNLSGVDFGDVVTAQPAGYKAYVKRVVGLPGDTIEYKNNTLYRNGKPLTDFHSKDMLSKMGAPENDGAWDFELGDGEYYLLSDNLAIETEDSRTIGPVMESDILGEVLFY; from the coding sequence ATGAAATTCAAAGACCGTTTTGTTAAACCATTAATCACAGCAGGTGTCATCATGTTCCTCGGATTCGGGAGTATGATTGCAACCGAAAAAGACCAGGTAAACGGGATGAGCATGTCCCCTACCTTGGATGATAAGCAAACGATGATTGTACTAAATGACTCGTTCAACTTGAGCGGTGTTGATTTTGGTGATGTCGTAACTGCTCAGCCTGCTGGTTACAAAGCCTATGTGAAACGTGTCGTAGGACTCCCAGGAGATACCATTGAATATAAAAACAACACGCTTTATCGCAACGGAAAACCACTTACTGATTTTCATTCGAAAGACATGTTGTCCAAAATGGGGGCACCTGAAAATGACGGGGCGTGGGATTTCGAGCTCGGAGACGGTGAATACTACCTCTTGAGTGATAACCTTGCGATTGAAACAGAAGACTCCCGCACTATCGGTCCTGTCATGGAATCAGATATTCTCGGAGAAGTTCTCTTCTATTAA
- a CDS encoding DNA gyrase subunit B, producing MTQTTTQPSAYDGSSIDILDGLEAVRKRPGMYIGSTGTKGLHHLVWEIVDNSIDEHLGGHCDTIYVTVRKDNSIEVRDNGRGIPVDVHPKTGYSAARVIFTILHAGGKFNNNGYAFSGGLHGVGASVVNALSTYVEVEVHKNGQVYFDRYENGGNPTVKLNKKGELPIIGETSQTGTVVRFLPDNTIFETTTWNMETIERRMQESAFLNKGLTIVLKNEKTGYEKTFHEEKGIEGFLTLMNEDKNTLTDIISFSGKSNGIIVDIAMQYTSDFSEQVISYCNNITTIEGGTHVTGLRSGLTRLMNNYGKELGVTKETLDGKDIRTGLVAVISIKHPDPQYEGQTKGKLGSTDARSAVEDVVMNEAPKHFDVFVEDAKKILENALRALKMRKAEDKAKVNFQSKGIQLQTNGKLILAGSRNPEECELFIVEGDSAGGTAKTGRDRRMQAILPLRGKVLNVEKTNMDKALKNSEIQTLFSALGCGFGDNFDIKKLRYKKIIILTDADVDGSHIRTLLLTLLYRFSPELIHEGLIYRGLPPLYKVILNTSGKKEVYHYAYSDRELNEMKKEFGSKIRNIQRFKGLGEMNADQLWDTTMNPETRRLGRIEIESAIEADRVTSLLMGEKVEPRRQFIYDHADDAKITI from the coding sequence ATGACACAAACAACAACACAGCCATCAGCCTATGATGGTTCATCCATTGATATTTTAGACGGATTGGAAGCAGTCCGAAAACGACCGGGGATGTATATCGGAAGCACCGGGACGAAAGGTCTTCATCATTTAGTATGGGAGATTGTCGATAACTCGATTGATGAACATTTGGGAGGACATTGTGACACCATCTATGTAACTGTTCGAAAAGACAATTCGATTGAGGTTCGAGATAACGGACGAGGAATTCCAGTGGATGTACACCCCAAGACCGGTTACAGTGCCGCACGGGTCATCTTCACGATTCTTCATGCCGGAGGCAAATTCAACAATAATGGTTATGCTTTCTCTGGAGGGCTACATGGAGTAGGAGCCTCTGTTGTGAATGCACTCTCTACTTATGTCGAAGTAGAAGTCCACAAAAATGGACAAGTCTATTTTGACCGGTACGAAAATGGGGGAAATCCTACGGTGAAGTTAAATAAGAAGGGTGAGCTTCCGATTATCGGGGAGACGAGTCAAACGGGAACAGTTGTCCGATTCTTACCAGATAATACAATTTTCGAAACAACGACCTGGAATATGGAAACAATTGAACGCCGGATGCAGGAAAGTGCTTTCCTTAACAAAGGACTCACCATTGTCCTGAAGAACGAAAAAACAGGCTATGAGAAGACGTTTCATGAGGAAAAGGGAATCGAAGGGTTTTTGACGTTGATGAATGAAGACAAGAACACATTGACTGATATCATCTCGTTTTCTGGAAAATCAAATGGCATCATCGTGGATATTGCCATGCAGTATACCAGTGACTTCTCAGAACAGGTCATCAGCTACTGTAATAACATCACAACCATCGAAGGCGGAACACACGTAACGGGACTTCGAAGTGGATTGACACGCCTCATGAATAACTACGGAAAAGAATTAGGGGTTACAAAGGAGACCCTTGATGGAAAAGATATCCGGACGGGACTCGTTGCAGTCATCTCTATCAAGCACCCTGACCCGCAATATGAGGGACAAACGAAAGGAAAGCTTGGTTCAACCGATGCCAGAAGTGCAGTAGAAGATGTTGTTATGAATGAAGCACCAAAACATTTTGACGTCTTCGTTGAAGATGCGAAAAAGATTTTAGAAAACGCCTTGCGTGCTCTTAAAATGCGTAAAGCAGAAGACAAGGCTAAGGTAAACTTCCAGTCAAAAGGCATTCAACTCCAGACAAACGGTAAGCTGATTCTCGCAGGCTCAAGAAATCCAGAAGAATGTGAGCTTTTCATTGTGGAAGGGGATTCCGCAGGCGGGACGGCAAAAACAGGACGTGACCGACGAATGCAGGCAATCCTGCCACTTCGAGGGAAAGTATTGAATGTTGAGAAGACGAACATGGATAAAGCCTTGAAGAATTCGGAAATCCAAACTTTGTTCTCTGCCCTTGGCTGTGGGTTTGGAGATAACTTTGATATCAAAAAACTGCGTTACAAGAAAATCATCATCTTAACCGATGCCGATGTCGATGGAAGCCATATTCGAACACTTCTCTTAACACTCCTCTATCGCTTTTCCCCAGAGCTAATCCACGAAGGACTCATCTATCGAGGATTGCCACCGCTCTACAAAGTCATCTTAAACACTTCGGGTAAAAAAGAGGTTTATCATTACGCTTATTCTGATAGAGAACTAAATGAGATGAAAAAAGAATTCGGAAGCAAAATTCGAAACATCCAACGATTCAAGGGGTTGGGGGAAATGAACGCTGACCAATTATGGGATACGACCATGAATCCTGAAACACGTCGTCTAGGAAGAATCGAGATTGAAAGTGCGATTGAAGCTGACCGGGTTACATCACTCTTGATGGGTGAAAAGGTCGAGCCTCGTCGTCAATTCATCTATGACCATGCAGACGATGCGAAAATTACAATCTAA
- a CDS encoding signal peptidase I, with product MTEENQTLNKKKNIFLEYVPYLFLGILFALMIRLVISPTVVVGVSMEGSLHDGDYLIVNKLAYKTGEPKHGDVVILDSDDVPGHDIYIKRIVGLPGDTIEVKDGELVRNGKTIKEPYAKEKMESENMKMKIPEGEVFVLGDNRNNSTDSRIIGTLDYKEEVIGKAVLRVLPFDQEFKSID from the coding sequence ATGACAGAAGAAAATCAAACATTAAATAAGAAGAAAAATATTTTTTTAGAGTATGTACCCTATCTATTCCTTGGTATTCTATTTGCTCTGATGATTAGATTGGTCATTTCCCCGACAGTAGTTGTGGGTGTAAGCATGGAGGGTAGTCTGCATGATGGAGATTACTTGATTGTGAATAAACTTGCCTACAAAACAGGTGAACCAAAACATGGGGATGTTGTAATACTGGATTCCGATGACGTACCGGGTCATGATATTTACATCAAGCGTATTGTTGGTTTACCAGGAGATACGATTGAAGTGAAAGATGGAGAGCTTGTTCGAAACGGGAAGACGATAAAGGAACCCTATGCGAAAGAAAAGATGGAATCTGAAAACATGAAGATGAAGATTCCGGAAGGAGAAGTCTTTGTACTAGGTGATAACCGAAATAACTCAACAGATTCTCGTATCATTGGAACACTCGATTATAAAGAAGAAGTGATTGGGAAAGCCGTACTTCGAGTCTTGCCATTCGACCAAGAGTTCAAATCCATTGACTAA
- a CDS encoding DNA ligase LigA: protein MNSTTPSIERLEFLQQEIKKHDELYEQNQPIITDSEYDALYQELLDLEEQHPELVTPDSPTQRIVTTLVSSLKKVQHDNPMLSQDKVNNEEGLRKFLAKNTTGSRFIVQQKLDGLTIVEGRNDGKMAQAVTRGDGYIGEDVSHTVKTFDNIPSSIPFKNPLSVRMEAIIPFDEFERINVDGKYSNPRNLASGTVRQLDSSIAAERKLLGIAFELEKAEGESFKTDVERLEFMQEQGYHVVPYKVFEADEVEELIEYCLTYGEKVRPTIPYMIDGLVIKFDDIALREELGYTSKFPKWSCAFKFESLDATTTLTDVVFQVGKSGQITPVAEFDKVNIGGVNITRATLHNFSNIVTKDIRIGDKIMVARANDVIPQVVKSIHSERTGAEKEVEMPTICPSCSSPTERIGENVYCTGATCKPQLAGKLSHYVSRKAMNIDGLGDKTVEMLLERNLIESFADIYRLHEKRDQFVGIEGFGEKKIEKMLKGIEESKEMPFEKALYGLSIRLIGQSASKDVAVKYGSMEKLLEVSLQPDFKEQLLSIEDFGETMSMSLVDFLDNQQNRELIQDMLDLGVKMEMPQKNDSAVVAGSSLEGKTFVITGALSKSRDEFKSLIEARGGKVSGSVSKKTTYLLMGDDANGTSKHKKALDLGVTILSEEDFNAM, encoded by the coding sequence ATGAATTCAACGACTCCATCAATTGAAAGGCTAGAATTTTTACAACAGGAAATCAAGAAACACGATGAACTTTATGAGCAAAATCAACCTATTATTACAGATAGTGAATACGATGCTCTCTATCAGGAATTACTTGATTTGGAAGAACAGCATCCTGAACTCGTGACACCGGATTCGCCTACACAGCGTATCGTGACGACGCTCGTTTCGTCATTGAAGAAAGTTCAACATGACAACCCGATGTTGTCACAAGATAAGGTCAACAATGAAGAAGGATTGCGAAAGTTCTTGGCGAAAAATACGACAGGAAGTCGCTTCATCGTCCAGCAGAAACTCGACGGTCTTACGATTGTAGAAGGGCGGAATGACGGGAAAATGGCTCAAGCTGTGACTCGTGGAGATGGGTATATTGGTGAGGACGTCTCCCACACGGTGAAGACGTTTGATAATATTCCATCGTCTATTCCTTTTAAAAACCCACTAAGTGTTCGAATGGAAGCGATTATTCCATTTGATGAGTTTGAGCGAATCAATGTGGACGGAAAATATTCAAACCCACGCAATTTGGCATCAGGTACTGTCCGTCAATTGGATTCGTCGATTGCCGCAGAAAGAAAATTGTTAGGAATTGCATTCGAACTTGAAAAAGCCGAAGGTGAATCGTTCAAGACCGATGTCGAGCGGTTGGAATTCATGCAGGAGCAAGGCTACCATGTTGTTCCGTACAAAGTGTTTGAAGCGGATGAAGTGGAAGAGTTGATTGAATACTGTCTCACATATGGCGAGAAGGTTCGACCAACCATTCCGTATATGATTGATGGATTGGTTATCAAGTTTGATGATATTGCTCTACGTGAAGAGCTGGGCTATACGTCGAAGTTCCCAAAATGGTCTTGTGCCTTCAAATTTGAATCTTTGGATGCGACAACGACTTTGACGGATGTTGTATTCCAGGTTGGGAAAAGTGGACAAATCACGCCGGTAGCAGAGTTTGATAAAGTAAATATCGGTGGCGTAAACATTACACGTGCAACGCTTCATAATTTCTCAAACATTGTCACAAAGGACATTCGTATCGGAGATAAAATTATGGTCGCACGTGCGAATGATGTTATCCCACAGGTCGTAAAATCGATTCACTCAGAACGGACTGGAGCAGAAAAAGAAGTGGAAATGCCAACCATTTGTCCTTCTTGCTCATCACCGACTGAACGAATTGGTGAAAACGTCTACTGTACGGGGGCAACGTGTAAGCCACAACTTGCCGGAAAGCTCTCTCATTATGTCAGTCGTAAAGCGATGAACATTGATGGTTTGGGAGATAAAACGGTTGAAATGCTCTTAGAGCGAAATCTGATTGAGTCATTTGCAGATATCTATCGTCTCCATGAAAAACGAGACCAGTTTGTCGGTATCGAAGGATTTGGCGAGAAAAAGATTGAAAAGATGCTGAAAGGGATTGAGGAATCAAAAGAGATGCCGTTTGAAAAGGCACTCTATGGATTGAGTATCCGTCTCATTGGTCAGTCCGCTTCAAAGGATGTTGCGGTTAAATATGGCTCAATGGAGAAATTGCTTGAAGTATCCCTTCAACCGGACTTTAAAGAACAGCTCTTGTCCATTGAGGACTTTGGTGAAACCATGTCGATGTCTCTTGTGGACTTCCTCGACAATCAGCAAAATCGTGAGTTGATTCAGGATATGCTTGATTTAGGTGTGAAAATGGAAATGCCTCAGAAGAATGATTCTGCAGTCGTTGCAGGGTCGAGTTTGGAAGGGAAAACATTTGTCATCACTGGAGCTTTGAGCAAATCACGTGATGAATTTAAATCACTCATCGAAGCTCGTGGAGGAAAGGTAAGTGGGTCTGTCAGCAAAAAGACAACCTATCTTTTAATGGGAGACGACGCCAATGGCACATCTAAACACAAAAAGGCACTTGATTTAGGAGTGACTATTTTGAGCGAAGAAGATTTTAATGCGATGTAA